The Macaca thibetana thibetana isolate TM-01 chromosome 19, ASM2454274v1, whole genome shotgun sequence genome has a segment encoding these proteins:
- the WDR83 gene encoding WD repeat domain-containing protein 83 has product MAFPEPKPRPPELPQKRLKTLDCGQGAVRAVRFNVDGNYCLTCGSDKTLKLWNPLRGTLLRTYSGHGYEVLDAAGSFDNSSLCSGGGDKAVVLWDVASGQVVRKFRGHAGKVNTVQFNEEATVILSGSIDSSIRCWDCRSRRPEPVQTLDEARDGVSSVKVSDHEVLAGSVDGRMRRYDLRMGQLFSDYVGSAITCTCFSRDGQCTLVSSLDSTLRLLDKDTGELLGEYKGHKNQEYKLDCCLSERDTHVVSCSEDGKVFFWDLVEGALALALPVGHGVVQSLAYHPTEPCLLTAIGGSVQCWREETYEAEDGAG; this is encoded by the exons ATGGCTTTCCCTGAGCCAAAGCCGCGGCCTCCGGAGCTGCCGCAGAAACGGTTGAAGACGCTGGACTGCGGGCAAGGGGCGGTGCGAGCCGTACGATTTAATG TGGATGGCAATTACTGCCTGACGTGCGGCAGTGACAAGACCCTGAAGCTATGGAACCCGCTTCGGGGGACGCTGCTGCGGACGTACAGCGGCCACGGCTACGAGGTGCTGGATGCGGCCGG CTCCTTTGACAACAGCAGTCTCTGCTCCGGCGGCGGGGACAAGGCGGTGGTTCTGTGGGATGTGGCATCAGGACAGGTCGTGCGCAAATTCCGGGGCCATGCAGGG AAGGTGAACACGGTGCAGTTTAATGAAGAGGCCACAGTTATCCTGTCCG GCTCTATTGATTCCAGTATCCGCTGTTGGGATTGCCGCTCACGGAGGCCTGAGCCAGTGCAGACGCTAGATGAGGCCAGAGATGGTGTGTCCAGTGTGAAGGTGTCAGACCACGAGGTCCTGGCAGG CTCCGTGGACGGCCGCATGAGACGCTATGACCTGAGGATGGGCCAGCTCTTCTCAGACTACGTGGGCA GCGCCATCACCTGCACCTGCTTCAGCCGGGACGGGCAGTGCACCCTGGTGTCCAGTCTGGACTCCACATTGCGGCTTCTGGACAAAGACACAGGGGAGCTGCTGGGCGA GTACAAGGGCCATAAGAACCAGGAGTACAAGCTGGACTGCTGCCTAAGCGAGCGTGACACACATGTGGTCAGCTGCTCTGAGGACGGGAAGGTGTTCTTCTGGGACCTGGTGGAG GGTGCCCTGGCTCTGGCCCTGCCTGTGGGTCATGGCGTGGTGCAGTCGTTGGCCTACCACCCCACGGAGCCCTGCCTGCTGACCGCCATTGGGGGCAGCGTCCAGTGCTGGCGGGAAGAGACCTATGAGGCAGAGGATGGAGCAGGCTGA
- the DHPS gene encoding deoxyhypusine synthase produces the protein MESSPEREAPAAALAAVLKHSSTLPPESTQVRGYDFNRGVDYRALLKAFGTTGFQATNFGRAIQQVNAMIEKKLEPLSQDEDQHADLTQSRRPLTGCTIFLGYTSNLISSGIRETIRYLVQHNMVDVLVTTAGGVEEDLIKCLAPTYLGEFSLRGKELRENGINRIGNLLVPNDNYCKFEDWLMPILDQMVLEQNTEGVKWTPSKMIARLGKEINNPESVYYWAQKNHIPVFSPALTDGSLGDMIFFHSYKNPGLVLDIVEDLRLINTQAIFAKGTGMIILGGGVVKHHIANANLMRNGADYAVYINTAQEFDGSDSGARPDEAVSWGKIRVDAQPVKVYADASLVFPLLVAETFAQKIDAFMHEKNED, from the exons ATGGAAAGTTCCCCGGAACGGGAGGCGCCAGCGGCGGCGCTGGCCGCTGTGCTAAAGCACAGCTCGACGTTGCCGCCCGAAAGCACCCAGGTTCGGGGCTACGACTTCAACCGCGGTGTGGATTACCGCGCGCTGCTGAAAGCCTTCGGCACCACCGGCTTCCAGGCCACCAACTTCGGGCGCGCTATACAGCAAGTCAATGCCATG ATCGAGAAGAAGCTGGAACCACTGTCACAGGATGAAGACCAGCATGCAGACCTGACCCAGAGCCGCCGCCCACTTACCGGCTGCACCATTTTCCTGGGATATACATCCAACCTCATCAGTTCAGGCATCCGTGAGACCATTCGCTACCTTGTGCAGCACAACATG GTGGATGTATTGGTGACCACAGCTGGCGGCGTGGAGGAGGACCTCATCAAGTGCCTGGCGCCCACATACTTGGGCGAGTTTAGCCTCAGGGGGAAGGAGCTCCGGGAGAACGGAATCAATAG GATCGGAAACCTGCTGGTGCCCAATGACAATTACTGCAAGTTTGAGGACTGGCTGATGCCCATTCTGGACCAGATGGTGCTGGAGCAGAAcacagag GGTGTAAAGTGGACGCCTTCTAAGATGATCGCCCGGCTGGGCAAGGAGATCAACAACCCAGAGTCCGTGTATTACTGGGCCCAGAAG AACCACATCCCTGTGTTTAGTCCCGCACTTACAGACGGCTCACTGGGCGACATGATCTTCTTCCATTCCTACAAGAACCCGGGCCTGGTCCTGGACATCGTTGAGG ACCTGAGGCTCATCAACACGCAGGCCATCTTTGCCAAGGGCACTGGGATGATCATTCTGGGCGGGGGCGTGGTCAAGCACCACATCGCCAATGCCAACCTCATG CGGAACGGGGCCGACTATGCTGTCTACATCAAcacagcccaggagtttgatggcTCCGACTCGGGTGCCCGACCAGACGAGGCTGTCTCCTGGGGCAAGATCCGGGTGGATGCACAGCCCGTCAAG GTCTATGCCGACGCTTCCCTGGTCTTCCCCCTGCTCGTGGCTGAAACCTTTGCCCAGAAGATAGATGCCTTCATGCATGAGAAGAACGAGGACTGA
- the WDR83OS gene encoding PAT complex subunit Asterix, producing the protein MSTNNMSDPRRPNKVLRYKPPPSECNPALDDPTPDYMNLLGMIFSMCGLMLKLKWCAWVAVYCSFISFANSRSSEDTKQMMSSFMLSISAVVMSYLQNPQPMTPPW; encoded by the exons ATGTCTACTAACAATATGTCGGACCCACGGAGGCCGAACAAAGTGCTTAG GTACAAGCCCCCGCCCAGCGAATGTAACCCGGCCTTGGACGACCCGACGCCGGACTACATGAACCTGCTGGGCATGATCTTCAGCATGTGCGGCCTCATGCTTAAG CTGAAGTGGTGTGCTTGGGTCGCTGTCTACTGCTCCTTCATCAGCTTTGCCAACTCTCGGAGCTCGGAGGACACGAAGCAAATGATGAGTAGCTTCAT gctgTCCATCTCTGCCGTGGTGATGTCCTATCTGCAGAATCCTCAGCCCATGACGCCCCCGTGGTGA